A window of Colletes latitarsis isolate SP2378_abdomen chromosome 11, iyColLati1, whole genome shotgun sequence genomic DNA:
CGCCTCGAAACACTGGGAAACGTAGATCGCAACCGCTTGCGTCAAGGGACGAGCACACACGGTGTTCTCGGGCATACAACGCAGGAATAAAAATTCTGTCGTTAAAAACCCGACAATTCAAAACCCGACAATTCTAAACGCGCAATTCTCTTTGTAAAAAGATTATCAAAAGCTGTTTTTTTCTCTCATAAATGTCTTGTTACTCCTGACACTCCCCTGTAATCGTAAATCTCACTTGCGTCGATAAAGTAGAGCAGGTAATCGATCGCCACCTGTTGGATCATGTATTGATTTTTCGATCAGTCTGTAATGTACTGTAACACGTGTCGTACCGCCTATTGTCTTCTCATTagttgttataaataaaacatatacaattaaaataatatactgtgcagtaaaattttaacaataaatgAGTGATTTGCAAGCGTATAAAAATTATACGGAACAACTAGCACGTTGGAGCATCGACGAGAAGAGGaaatatcgattgaaaaatATCGCTTTCGTTGGGAATTCATTTTGCAATTTGTCTGAAATCCGAGCAACCGTTCACGGTAGCGCGAGTTACTGCAATCACCGGCTCGATTTCACCTAACCGTCAACTACTGTCGCGACGAGACGGATGTCCGGCGCAGAGGCAATTAAAGAGGTCGACGGAGGAAAAAGGAATCAAAGTGGAAACGCGAGGAAGAAAAAAAGAGGTGAGACGAACGAGCCCCCGTCAGCGTTCTCGGAACGAACACGAATATCCGGCAAACAAGAGACATTGCTCGCGAACAACGAAGAGGGACGAGAAACGTGGAACGCGATGACGTCAGTAGCACCGGCGTCGCGTTACATCGACATAATTACATTAATCCACGCACGTACGACGCGGCTAAAAGAAGCATCGTCGTTAAGCCGATCTTTGGGGGAGCCTCTTTGCCTAGAATCGTTGAAGCGTTACGGGTCCGGGTGTCGTGTTTCCACTTCTGCGACTGGTGGCGAGAAGCGACGCGAATTAAGTCGCTCGCGTGTTACGTTAAATTAGATGAAACCGAGATGATTCGACTGGAAAACGTTACAGTCTGCTGTCGTCGCGTGACGCGAACGGCCCGTTGCAAAATTCTGTCTCGTTAAACATTCCGTACGCCTGCCTTATTTTGTTACGCCAGAGAAGAGTGTAATTTCGCGAAACGGAACGGTAATACGCCACACGAAACTCGAAGACGTAACCGGTCCACGATACGGCGCAGGCTTCGCGCgcaattttcattttttccgATCATTTATTTCCGATATTATCTTGCTTGCGTGCTACACAGAGCATCGAGTACCGAATAAAAGAAAATTCACAACTTTGTACCCCTCCCCCTGATCAGTCAAATTACTTTGCAGGTACTTTCAATTTTCCTTTAACGCTCGGAACAGGAAATCCAATCAATTTCGAGGCTGGTTCTCGTCGACAACCACCGATCACgaagtaaaaagaaaaaagtacCGAGAAGTAAGTCGTGAGACAGCGTATACTTTCGTCGCGTAAAATTACACCGACGCGACCGGCGAGTGCTTTCGGATAAATAAACGACGTAATTGAGCAATTATCCGCGATCGGTTCGGTGGCAGAACGGCCTTTGTAAATTGAAGGGTTGCGATACCGGAGCGAGTCACTGAAACTAATGACAACCGTTCCGTAGCAGCCATCGATCGGCCGTTCGTTGAGGCTTTTTCTTTGCAACGAATCGTTCGAGATCCACCGACGGTCGCGAGAAGCCAATCGACGAGGATGACTGTCCGATCGCGGCCGCGGACGTAAAATTTGTCGAAACCGAAAGCTCCCGGAACAAAACTTCCCCGACAGCCACAAAAGAAGTCGATTTACATTTTGAACGAGCCCCCGTCGTCGTGGAAACAATTCGACCCTCTTGCCTACCTGACTCTCCTCTATTCACGTCCCAGCGGTAAATCATCTTCCGCAAATTGGATCGTGAGCTTGTAACACCGCGAAACGACCAACGCGGCAAACGCCAATATTTCCCGCTAGGCGTCTCTGGACACAAAAGCTATCCGAAGATTTACGACATCGGAAATGCgagggaaaaaaaaaagaattaacgCCTCCGTCTAGTTTAATTTTTGCGAAACAAAGGGCACGAAAGGGTTACAAACGCGGATGATCCCCCTATCCTGAATCACTCTGCGCTTAATCACAGTCTGTTCCGCAAATTATACGCGATTAAAGCGTCGAAATCGACCGAAGACTTTGGTATTATTGCCACGCGATTCGACGATCAGGtaagggggagggggaggggggattCGAGGAACGAAAATACCGATTCGTCTCGAGGATCCTCGTGTGGGTGGATGAAATCAGTTTTAatgcggagctcgtagggatcgAAGGGTAAAGCCGTGAGATTTTCCCATGCGCAGCAAAACGAAACCATTCGACGTTCGTGGACTTGATGTTCGAAATCACCGAGGGGAAAAATAGAATACGGTCTGTCTAACGAGTATCTCACGACCAGAAAGTTGGCCCGTCGACAGTTTTCTGGGAGGCCATTCGAGGAAGTGTCGAGGAGAGGATCCACAATGCGTGCAATTAGTCGCGGCGAGATAATATCGCGAAAGTTGTGCTTCCTAGCCCGGGCGCGTTCGACCAGACCGGTGCGACGTAACCTCACTTTTTTTCAGCCAAGGTGAAATCCAGGAACCAGATAAGCATATGCATACGCGGAACATACGCGAATAGGAGATAAAATTCGTACGTTCGTAGAATAATTCGTATTACAGACAAAGTACTGTTCGTTCCGAACGTAACGACAGCGAGGCGAATAGAGAACACGGGAAAAGGACAAGCAGAGTGAAGAAACGGTAAAAAGGAAATAGAGTGAATCCCGGTTCCCACGACAGGGATTCCTCATCAAGCTTCTCGCGATCTGAAACTGCGCGTGTGTGTTCGACCGAGCGGTAACGAATCGCACACAAGTTGCATCTATTCCCCAACTAAGTTCGTGGAATTAGCTGCGGAAATCCCCTTATTGCTAATaacttgtaaaaaaaaaaaagtcgatttttctttttagATATGGTAGTATGTGTAGCGGATACACTATTAAGTACCGAAAGAAACCCTAAaaatacaggttgttcggccagccctgggaaaaattttaatgggggattctagagaccaaactaagacgaaaatcaagaataccaatttgttggcggaggcttcgttaaaaagttattaacaattaaattcaaaaatttcgaaccgttctggaaaaattattttcgggtgcggaggtcaattacaagcatttttagtgaatagacatatattcgaaatcctactcagtttcgagaaaaaaattcgagtaggcgatgaaatttttcggtgaaattaaaaaatttcaaatcgttctaaaaaaattattttcggttacaggggtcaattacgatcattttttgtcattacacgtaccctcgaaatcttacgcactttcgagaaaaaaattccttaccgaaaatctaattaggtgcctgaattattcgacgaaataaagaaatttcaaattgttctggaaaaattattttcggttgcaggggtcaattacaatcatttttggtcattacacataccctcgaaatcctatttattttcgagaaaaaaattcagtacgagcgaaactttaaacgttaataactttttaacgaagcctccatcaacaaataggtattcttgattttcgtcttattttgtcctctagaatctcctattaaaatttttccctggtttggccgaacaccctgtgtagcaTGAAAGGATTCGTCGCGTACCTGATCCTTGGCGAATTGAAACCACGTGCTGATGATCACCGGTAGACGGGAATGATGATAATGCTTGGTGGTCTTCACGCTGATGAACACGTCGTCGAGATTCGTCGAAGATGGTGCCATAGTCGCCGTGGCGATCGCAGGTGTCACCGACGACTCCTCGCTGATCAGCTTCCTCGAAGCCGGCATTTCTACCAGCATGCTTCTGCTATTTACCTCGACAGTTATCTCGTCGACCCactgaaaaaaaaatgaaacgacCCATCAGTCACTCGAAACACACAAATTCTTAATACGTATCCTTATTACATATATGTACACTGGTACTTTCCGTAATGGCCGACAATTACCTACAATGCGAAAAGGTAGCAAAACCCTAGCGACACTTGATGCACGCCTCGTAAATATGGCGTCCCCGGTAATTCGATCGGTGCTATTCGGTGACGAAACGATTTCTCGGGAAAGAACCGAGCACGTGCACGAACGGTGAATGTTTACTCAGGTTCCGTGCTCGAAGAATGAAAACAAACTCGACCAGGGAGACTGGACCGCTCTCGATTTGTCGTTCGATTAACATAACTGGCTATCGTCGGTGAACATTTCCAGAGAAATTAATTCGCGCGTTTCTCCGGAGTGACAAGCACGGTCCCGCTTTACCACCAAGGTCAATTAGGCGAcgcttactacgcgattcaattcGCGACGCGAGATTCAAAAATCAGAATAGAGACAACCGACGTAAACTCTGAAAACTTTTAATATCTGATTGGATATGCTGGTTAGAAGAACACTTTGTTTTTAATTCTTATTGAATTCGTGAAAACATTGACACATTGTACGCGGGACACGTACTAATACGTCTTTCGTATTTCAAGGATCAAGAGCTCGACAGCAATAATAGAAATCTTAATTTCTTAATTATTACTTAAATATCAtaagtgattataattgaatattattatgATTTCAACCCTTGGAATTAACCCTATGTCTATAGAGTTGAGGGGATCCACTACTgtaaaatgcgtttttttatgtTCTCTTTGGTATATTTTTATAGAGAAACTATACAACTtcgtgtttcgcatatatgtatatgtattactttttcagtaatattcacaaatttttacaacgagaaatagcCAAAATTAGTGACAGTATAGAACCTTGTACGCAATTGCGTACCGAAAAAGTGATCTAATGGCTTCCGTGATTCCAGCCGTTTTGTTTGTTCGAGccaaaaaaaggaaaaagattcttaattataAGAATatgcaaaaaagaaaaatcgaatttttgggCAGTTTACAGTAGAAGATTCCCTTAATGCTGTGGAAATTACGAATGCTCACCTGACGCGGCACAACGGCCTGATAGAGAAGAATCGTGGCATAAGCAGTGGCAAGAACAAGTGCCAGCGTCTGGAGGCTTCGTCTAGTCGGCAGGCCACGGGGCATTTTGGCGCCACCCGCGCCAACCACCAATGAACGACCCTGCGGCCCACCGCCGCCAAATTTCACTGATCGTCCTTCCTCTTCGAGGCCTCCGCGCTTTTCTCGCGCACAAACCATCAACACCGATCGCTCGTCATCGTTCCCCTCCTTTTGCCGCGCAAAAAATAATCTAGTCATAACACAAACTACCGGTTATCGCTGTCCCTTTTCGCTCTCGTTGCACCTTCGACGAAGCATCGATTATCGAGAAACAATCGAAAGGCAAACTTCTATTCTCTGTGTCCGTGGTCCCACTCGTTCGGCAATGATACACGATTACCAACGAGAATCGTTCTTCGCGTGTCCGTTGTCGTCGTTTCGTAAACAATCGATCGCTACGGTTATGCACAAAATTCTTACGAACGATTTGTCGTACCGAGTTGTCAGCGACACTGGCAATGTCATTGTTCCGGGTGCTCGCCCCTCGAGAATCGATCGAGATTTCGAAACTCGAGACGTCGTCGGTCCGTGAAACTCCGTTTGGGTGGAAACGTTCTCCGCGATCGGGAAAATTCCCGCCGCGATGCCGTCGTGAATAACCGATTTCGATCCGATCGAATCCCTCGGATGTTGTGTATCAACTGTCGCTGGTGTTGTGGGAAAAGATGGTTACAGGTGCGAAATGTCGAACAGCCTGTTAGGTGGTTGAGTGTCTGATGCGGCAGTCGAGTGGTTGTGTCACATAACAGACGTGGTCGTAGAACGAAAGCACACGATAAACTACGAAACGAACGCGCGCACGAAAATGTACTGTTGCCCGGCGCGCGACGAGCCACCGACTGAACACATGGCCAGTCGCCGTGACTACGTTGTAAACATCGCCATAGCAGCCACTTCGCTGGCTGGTGGAAGGAGAATGGTTCGCGAGTGGCACGATGCCGAGTCCGAACGGGGAGGGACGACGCTTCTTAAATAGAGCACCGCCCTCTCCTATATCGgtaaccattaaaattttactaactcttataaaaaaaaaagctatCGAACCGTATCACTTATTTTACATTGCATGAAACTTCCATCATTGTCTCGTAATTACTCCGAAAGCTAAACGTTTTCTTCAACCCTAGAATACAGAgtttggcaaattttattcacaaataacgaataaatattttagattcgtTTGCATTGACTTTTGCCcgtgatttattttaatttacaaacgaAACATAAACGGAAATTAATTTACGAATTaacctaaaatttttattcgttattcgcgaataaaatttgtctaatCGTGCTGGAATACTATCATTTGCACATTTGTTCAAAGTCTGTGTATAGCTTGATTGTCGATCGATTTTTAACTGTTTGTGTTATTTAGTATTTAattgacgatttcatgttaataaaataactttttcaatcgtTCAATCTACTTTCAGTTACTTTCATCGTTGGGTACATGATTCCTCTGTATAATAAtacgtttcgaaattttttcaaaatatagCATTATTGATATTTTCTAGTATTTCTAACCTTAACAAATTTACATGTATTAACCACTTAACGTTCGCACCTTTTGGTCCTAACTCATCAAAAGTGACGAGTTgtttttattggatttgtttctagccTACGTAATAATATTCCtttatttgttaattacaaATGTCGTATCTTGCATTTTTTAACGTAGAATCCGAAGAAAAACAATTGTTTTCAGTCCTTAAACGGTCAGATTATACAAAGATCGTTCCAAAAAGCATATCTATCAGGCGTGGGCGTAAAGGGGTTATGATTCATTTATTGTAAGCGTTTTAAAGGTACGTTGTAGATTTAAGACGCTCTCAATGTGTTAACAAGATTATATACAGATGTAATATTACACCTGTTAAATAAAGTCAAAGAAAATCATTCTCCTAAATTTTTTCTTTGATGCAAATATTAATACGGGTTCGTTATCTTTTCTTCGTTAGTTACATATTTGTAGACGGAGGTAGTCAAGTTTTTCGttatttggaaataaaatttccCCTACTTCGGAACATATTAACATCCGACGACCTTAAATGATATAAGGAGAATACTTCCTAAGAATTAGAATGCATACTTTTATGCATTCAGATTACGAAAAATTATTGGAATCTGTTTGTAATTGATCTGTTGTATAGTTACGAAAAGTATGCGATTTTAGTCTTTTCAATAAACTCGTTCAGACCCCATCGTGTCTTTGACTGAAAGTAAATCATATTTGGATTAATATTGCATATCGAAGGTAAGGATAATTGTATCGACGCTccatatatttttgtattacaatatttaattattaagatCATTATATTTACATTTGTACACGATTGAATGCACTTCACTGTATAGGAAAAAATTAGAACGGTCAATTCATAAGTACTTTATGCGCGTACATCCGAGCTATAATATCTCATGAATCGGTGAAATCATAGATTTCATCTTTCAAACacaattttctttctttttcgttCAATAATCGTCTTTCTCTTGATCGAATTTGTCACAAGCACCCCCCCCCTTCCCCCCCCCCATCCACGTCACAGTATCGCATTAAATGAATGATTTTcaatgatgatggaaaatatgttTCTACCTCGATGATGTGTTAAAGTTTTTGAAATAAATACGTTCGACATTATCGTCACGATAGCTGCCACTTTGCACTTTTCAATACCCACTTGTATGTGCGTTCATCGCACCTCATTCACGTCGCCCTTCTACGAAGGAGTACTATGCTATTGTACAATTTAATTGCAGGACCAAGACGAAGTCCCAGCAACGATACTAAATCCTCTTGAGTCAACATCAGAAATGCTTCGCCATCGATACTCTGCAACGTAAAGTTTCCGTATTAAACGCACACTCGGACTCGTTCAAATATTTTCTTTGCAAAACCTTTTGCATTACGTACATGTTTCCTAAACATATTTCCAATTTCTTTACAGTTGGGAACACTTTGTATGAATTTGATCACCTCCTCGTTTGACCATCGTCGAGGATTAGTATTTTGCCTTGCTACTACCCTGTTCAAAGCGTTACTATGTTTTGCCCATATATGCGGTGCATCGGGTAACGGATTGTACCCGGGAGTATACACAGATTGATATAGTTCCGTACGTAATTGTTTATCCGGCATATTTGCAGCGTACGGTATAGAAGTTAACGCTGTATCACCGTACGAGTTCGAAAGGGGAAACAGAGCATCTTCCGAAATCTGTCGTCTATTTAAATACGGACGTGGATTACAACCGGTAGAAAGAAACGTGCAAACGCgacaataaaaattacaaacctTTTCTTTCGTTTCCTCAAGAGTTCGTCGTCGTCCGTTTGCCCATCGCTGAGATGATGTTTCGACTTACTCGACCTACAAACCGTAGATCGTTGCATACACGCGATAATATATAAACACGATAAGAAATGTTTGAACAACTCACTTTTCTGAATTCTCAGACTTGTCATTTTTATCGGAAAACTCGCCGTCCTCTTGCTTAAAATCTTTTTCAGTCTTCAATAACCGTTCTTCCATGAACAACGGTTTCTCGGATTTCTCAGGTTTCTCAGATTTctccatttttattttatcagtCTTTTCTGTTTTCGGCTTGTCCTGTACATCGTCTTCGAAATCGCAAGTTTCGTGCTTCAGATTGAGCCTGTCGGACAGTTGCCTAACTTTATGAAGATTTTGTGGCGAGTACGGGCAACCGGACGCAGAGTTGTGCGTTGCGAATTTAGGGCCTTTCACGTGGCCGGTTCCCGTACAACCATACGTTCCGCACTCCGGTCTATCGTTCAAATTTTCGGGAGCTACGTAAACGTTACATATACGATTATGAAACACAGAAACGAAGCATTTAAGAAAACGATATCGGAAAGTATTAGTGAATCTTACTTAATGGCCGTTCCAAAGGGTGACCCGTTTTCAAACACCAGCCCATGGGATGTATGTCTGGGGAATCATCGTCCACCCAGTAAGCATGATTCTCTGGCCATCCATCGAATCTTATTTTTAACCTGTAACGCGAACCTTTGAGTAATTTCTGCCCATCTAAGCACTTCGGTAGACGTAAATATTCATAGTTTACGAACATATGATCTTTTACGTCTTCGACCGTTGCTACTCTTATGAGCTGAGGCACTCGTTTATCAACAGCCTCTAATTTCATTCCACGTTTGAATCCGCAAGGTGGTCGTTGTTTGAAAGCTCTGGCTGGTGCAACCATGGAACGAGTTTCTCTCAAATACGCGTCCCATGTAAAGGATTTCGGATCTTTGTAATCTAAAACGAAAATTTATATACcgatttcgttttattttcaaaGACTAAATTCTATATTCGAATAGATACACCCGTAAGAACTTTTACTTACTGTTCGGCGGTGTGAGGCTATGACCATTGTGATGACACCATCCTACCGGATGAATGTACGGCGAACTTGCATCTGCCCAATAATCGTAAACTTCATCCCATGAATCGAAATGAACCAATATGCGGGAATCCATTAGGCCTGCTATACTAGCTACGCAAACTAACGATGAATGTTTCCTATCTACTGCTTCCAATTTCATTCCTACCCGAAAACCAGTTGGAAATACCGACTGAAAGTACCCAATATGCTTATTAATATtatgaaatttcaaaataaataatagCTCGATCGAAAGTTGCGTCGCTTACACTCttatttgaaaatatatttttcggcGCTGCGGTAGCTTTGCAAATTTTAAGATACGCGTTCCAATTGAAATTATTGGCTACGTAACCCTTCGGCGGATCTAATCGATGTCCATTCTTCTCTGACCAGCCAACGGGAAATATATCCATACTGTCCGCATTTACCCAGAAATCGTAGTTTTCCGGGTACCCGTCGAAATGCAAACGTATTCGATAACCTATTTATGGACGAATACGCTAAATGTGTCGCATAAACGAGAAGGAACACGGTGCAAACAATGTTAAACGACTTACCTACTACTTCAACGACCGTGAGAACACAATAACGCGACGGATGTTCTGGATCTATCCCTTCCAATTTCATTCCaaccttgaaatgatttttactATACGGGAAAGCGTCTTTGAATAATTTAACGGGTGCAGCCTTCGCCTTACAATGTTCGAGATACTTTGCCCACGAAAATCCGAGTTTTCCTGTCTGCCAAGGATACTACATACAGAGACACACTTATAAGCAGTACGTTACAATATATTTCGAAACGAAGTTCGGTTACACGTACCTTCGACTCATTGTAATCTCCTTGACTTTCATCGTCCATTCCTGTAATAGTGTCTTTAGTGTCCTCATCTGTTTcagattttattttatcttgCCCTTTTTCCTCTAAAGATTTATCTTCTAATTCTTTAGATTGTTGTTGCTCTTGCAGTAGTCTTTTACGTTTTCGTTTCGCGCGTATGTCTCTATAAAAACGAACACGTAAACGAACATTATAAATGTTTGATTAGCCTATACATTTTTTGAGAAATATGTATTAAATCTTACTTTAGATCTTTATCCTTCCGCATCGAAGGCTGTTTCTTAGATTCTATTATTTCTGTGCACGTTGGGCTACATGATATTGGACTTTCGAACTCTGCAGCTAACCCATAACATCCGCAACCTTCACAGTGATACATTGTATCCGCCGATACAGTTCTGGATTTTCTATCATCGGCTATAAAATCAAATGTTTAATAAAATCTTAATACAATCTTGTTAGAAGAGTAGTCCCGATTTATGTTAGTCTACTTACTATACTTACGTTTCTTTTCAGAATTCACATTATTAACAGTTAAAGGACTGGACTTTGAAGAGTTTTGAGTTAAACAGACGTTTTCTTTGTCCCCAATACCATCTTTCCCTTGTTTGTTGTTTTCATCCTCTTCTACCACTTCCATAATACCAAACTCATTCATGCAGAACTATAAAATACACTCGTCACTTAAAGATACTAAATTGCCTATAACTTAACTCTTTACAGCTACTAAAGATATACCTTCAATGTACTTCCAGGAAGAGTACCAACACCATCCTTCCAATCTAGCACCTTTGTAGCATCGAAACTGGAATCGTTCGGATGGTTAGTATTCAAATGGTCTTTTAGATCTTCGTAATTACTAACTTTAGTATCATTTTTATTATCCAATACTGGCTCGATACCACAACTCGTGCGTGTTttgataatttcaatttttatgtcATCGTCCATAGCGGCGTTAAGCTTCATAGTTTTGTCCTCGCTAGGAACTACCTTGATCAAAGTTATGTCATCGTCGTTTTGAACTTTTTTGTCCTTATCTTGTTCCGATTCAGGACTGCTCAACGCATAGGTTACATCGATCATGCTGTCCTGCGGAGACTTCGCAAGATTTTGTTTCTTCAATCTCTTCTCATTAGAGCCCcttaatatattacttattgttTTTTTCCGTTTCTCAGGCATACCAATGTCATCCTTCTTTGGAATAGGAGTAATAACAGCGGAATCTGGATTTTCTGTAATTTTTATACTGTCCGTGGAATTATTGTTTCCTTTATTTGCATTTAGCAAACTCATTTTTGCAATGGGATGCAGAGGCGGAGGATGCGTGGCAGAATTTGTTGTTTTCGATTCCCGTAAAACTACAATACAAAAGCAAGACAAATGAACATTTTTTGCTGAAATTTAAACAGGTTACGAATAGGGGTATGCGAGAACCCGAAATATCGGGTCGGATCGGGAACACGAAATTTTTTCGAGATTCTCGAATTTTCAAGATTCCCGAAAAAGTCGAGATCCTCCAAAGAGTCGTGATTCTCTaaagagtcgagattctcgaaaaTTTCGAGAACCTGATGAACAGTGTACACAATGCCCAAATACTAAGCACGCAGTCATACGTTTGTTTATATCAGGTCACATGATTCTTAGAATCCGTGTTTCCAATAACTTTACGAAAACTGGCAGAAGATATTGAAAGAATGTTGTCCATCACGAATTCTTTTCAAAAGTCTCAAAAATTTTCGGGAAACCCGACTCCTTCGAGAATCTCGAACTTTTCGGAAAGTTCCTGATTCTTTCGAGAGCTCGACCCAACCCGACTCGACCTCATCCCGATTCGTCCCGACCATCGGGTTCCTGATGTTTTCGGGTTCTCGCACACTCCTAGTTACGAAGAAACGTCTGCAACTACATACCTGTAATGGTTCCTTTACTTTCTGTACTGATTTGGCCATTattgatttttaaattaaacataCTAGGCTTAGTCGGTCCACTTTGCTGAGGAATACTGACTGGTAATAACAAATTTGCCATATGTTTGGAAGGTTGACTTTGAGATCCTGTAGTAGTGCTTGTTGATGTTTGAGCTAATTGCGATATAACTGGCGCAATTACTAATTTTGGCTTAGTTATTTGACTTGTGGTCAAAGCACCTGTTAAAAGATATTAACAAACGAATGAAAATTATCCTTACAAGATGGGTCTTTGCCATctgcaattttattattaaaaaacttTAGTTACCTGCTGGAATAACAACGGATTCGCGTGATTTGTTCGGTTTAATAAGAGTGCCAAGATACGCAAATGTATGTTTGCCTGTTTGCGCATTACTTTGATTTCCTTGAGAAGTACTTAAGGGCACGATCTGAGCAGTGGACGCGTTAGATTTTCTCAGTAATATGTGCTTCTGGCCTTGGGAAGTTGTTGTGGTACTGACGGTATTAATTGGCCGATGAATTACAATATGTTGTTTATTTTGAGCAGTGGTAACCTGACTTGGCCCTTGTATAAATACTTTATTTTGTCCAGTAACAATCTagaataaaaatgaaagaaagatTTAATTAAGGATAAAGAACAATTTAcatgttaaaataaaattgattcaATGATTTCTGACACTTTGACATAAATCAGATATATACTTTGATAACAGCTAGTTGTGTAATTTGACATAAACTTTAACTTTAAACACATTTATTCTTCTTCAAACAGCACATTTCAGCTATCACTGTTCTAACATTATAGGACAACACTAAGTAGTTATGAgcataatatttaattattgctACTTGTAGTTCACTATACAAGTGTGTTGTACAAATCTGTATTTACTATAAAGAGATGAAATACACACTGCTACCATCTACACACAGAATATAATAAGGCTTCACACTACATAGATGTACATTATATATCAATTCACATACAACACACTGAAACTTATCTACACTCTGTCAGTGCATACTTGAAGTACCTGAATTATTCTAGATCATTTTA
This region includes:
- the L(3)mbt gene encoding lethal (3) malignant brain tumor isoform X2 — its product is MMATDNFKTMEEEIVVDDLDENSSTEAQQSDDSTPVMPLLYIQPSKLRSAPPTTTNQSLVSQNATQLAAIINPVNNQIVTGQNKVFIQGPSQVTTAQNKQHIVIHRPINTVSTTTTSQGQKHILLRKSNASTAQIVPLSTSQGNQSNAQTGKHTFAYLGTLIKPNKSRESVVIPAGALTTSQITKPKLVIAPVISQLAQTSTSTTTGSQSQPSKHMANLLLPVSIPQQSGPTKPSMFNLKINNGQISTESKGTITVLRESKTTNSATHPPPLHPIAKMSLLNANKGNNNSTDSIKITENPDSAVITPIPKKDDIGMPEKRKKTISNILRGSNEKRLKKQNLAKSPQDSMIDVTYALSSPESEQDKDKKVQNDDDITLIKVVPSEDKTMKLNAAMDDDIKIEIIKTRTSCGIEPVLDNKNDTKVSNYEDLKDHLNTNHPNDSSFDATKVLDWKDGVGTLPGSTLKFCMNEFGIMEVVEEDENNKQGKDGIGDKENVCLTQNSSKSSPLTVNNVNSEKKRKYTDDRKSRTVSADTMYHCEGCGCYGLAAEFESPISCSPTCTEIIESKKQPSMRKDKDLKDIRAKRKRKRLLQEQQQSKELEDKSLEEKGQDKIKSETDEDTKDTITGMDDESQGDYNESKYPWQTGKLGFSWAKYLEHCKAKAAPVKLFKDAFPYSKNHFKVGMKLEGIDPEHPSRYCVLTVVEVVGYRIRLHFDGYPENYDFWVNADSMDIFPVGWSEKNGHRLDPPKGYVANNFNWNAYLKICKATAAPKNIFSNKSSVFPTGFRVGMKLEAVDRKHSSLVCVASIAGLMDSRILVHFDSWDEVYDYWADASSPYIHPVGWCHHNGHSLTPPNNYKDPKSFTWDAYLRETRSMVAPARAFKQRPPCGFKRGMKLEAVDKRVPQLIRVATVEDVKDHMLKIRFDGWPENHAYWVDDDSPDIHPMGWCLKTGHPLERPLTPENLNDRPECGTYGCTGTGHVKGPKFATHNSASGCPYSPQNLHKVRQLSDRLNLKHETCDFEDDVQDKPKTEKTDKIKMEKSEKPEKSEKPLFMEERLLKTEKDFKQEDGEFSDKNDKSENSEKSSKSKHHLSDGQTDDDELLRKRKKRRQISEDALFPLSNSYGDTALTSIPYAANMPDKQLRTELYQSVYTPGYNPLPDAPHIWAKHSNALNRVVARQNTNPRRWSNEEVIKFIQSVPNCKEIGNMFRKHSIDGEAFLMLTQEDLVSLLGLRLGPAIKLYNSIVLLRRRAT